tacatatataaaatctacagtacgatttgagatttgttacgtgacgagcggtgtgtttaagactagtttacatgcgctcattttaatatgtagttatttaacgaagttctattgtgctagcatggtttcgagaacacaccaaatttccatgagtctattccgggcacacctcgtcttttatcggtgtgctctcaatctaaattcatcttataactttggtttcttagttgcaattacctttgtactccaaataattacaggtatcactttagcgttccgatacttctgaagcatcttgtgcatttgctagtgttcaacatctagttagagaggtagcagcaggatgggaatttaggatgttgcatgcaacaactgcttctttcgtcttcttgtgtatcttaatacacatgtctcgaggtatgtataactccagctatagttatttaactactgcttggatgtctggtttagttttatatctacttactatagccactgctttcctcggttatgtactaccatggggacagatgagtttctggggtgctacagtcattactaatctcctttctccaataccatatttagtaccttggttactcggtggatactatgtatctgatgtaacattaaaacgattctttgtattgcactttatattacctttgtaggttgcattctaattgtattacacatcttctatttacatttaaatggttctagtaaccctgcaggtattgattccgcacttaaagtagccttctatcctcatatgttaatgaccgatgctaaatgtctatcctatctaattggtttaattttcttacaaacggcttttggtttgattgaattatcgcacccagataactccataccagtgaaccggtttgtaactccgcttcatatcgtacctgaatggtactttttagcatattatgcggtgttaaaagtaatcccatccaaaaccggtggtttgttagtatttatgtcctctctcattaacttagctcttttatctgaaattcgagctttgaatactcgaatgttgatacgacaacattttatgactcgaaatgtagtcagtggatgggtaattatttgggtatacagtatgatcttcttgattattattggtagtgctattccacaagcgacttatatcttatatggtagattagctactatcgtatatcttactaccggattggttctatgcttatactaaatcaatagttataatgactacagcttccaagcaaacatgattaccgtgatattgaaatccaacacttttagctgtcttaagcagtccagtggggtggtggtgtactgcaatcataaagaacttggttgtctgtatctcataaccggagtcatcttcagtattctaggaactataatgtctttgtttattcgatttgagttatacagttctggatcgcggatcatttgtacagagacgatagctacttataatgtgataataacgatacatggcctagctatgatctttatgttcttaatgcctgctttgtacggaggatatggtaacttctttgtaccaatatatattggtggttcggaagtcgttttcccaagaactaacgcgatctcctattttctagtaccattaggttctgtgttgttaactcaaagtatttgttccgagtttggtagtggtcttggttggacaatgtatcctccactaagtactagcttgatggtgttaaatccagaggcaactgattggattatcggaggtcttgcagtactaggaattagtagtattttaagttctattaacttccttggtacttgcgtcttcatgggttctaatgctggtgctaagaactatattctatatatctgggctatcatatttactgcccttatgttagtcttcactctacctattcttactggtggattagttatgatccttcttgatctacacgtaaacactgaattttatgattctatgtattctggtgatagtgtactttatcaacatctattctggttcttcggacatccagaggtatacattctaattttacctgcttttggtgtagtctcgcagacattatctatgtatgctgctagatctgtcttcggtggacaatctatgatcttagctatgggttgtatttctattctaggttccttagtatgggcacatcatatgatgacagtcggtctagaggtagataccagagcttatttctctgctatgactattatgattgcaattcctaccggtactaagattttcaactggttaggtacctatatggctagccatacaactacaagaactgtagatctatgggctgctcttagttttatcctattgtttactctaggtggtactacaggtgtagttatgggtaacgctggtatggatattgccctacatgatacatactatattgtagctcatttccatttcgtattatctcttggtgcagtactagctactatatgtggctttatcttctatagcagagatatgttcggagatactgtaaatctattccatgtaaataccggtgcttctccatatttaagcatctggtttgtagtcttcttaggtagtatcttattaattttcatccctatgcatatacttggtttcaacgttatgccaagaaggataccagattaccctgattatctttgttatattaatacatggtgttcaattggttctatatccacaatagttatcatcttaactatgctctgctaatgcacttaacatgatggtcatgaaaagcacaagagaacttggatccggtaaacaaagaccttcaagatctaaaccagtagtccaactcgtagtatatactccccagaaaaaggtagtttatatcaacctaggaatcccattttagtaagtgtaacatggagtctagcttcagttgttatctgattggtattgcatgcctggtgacttagaatatgattcttattaatgggagcacagttccctgggtatccaatccagtgctctgccttgggcattgaaactaacccacagttcaaccctgtattataaaatccagtagactcatgtccttgtcgtttatataaatctattaatgcttgtcaagttccttgtatctagttagctcactgcgtacttaggatcagaccaaaagagttcactaatggtactagaaaataggagatcgcgttagttcttgggaaaacgacttccgaaccaccaatatatattggtacaaaagaagttaccatatcctccgtacaaagcaggcattaagaacataaagatcatagctaggccatgtatcgttattatcacattataaagtagctatcgtctctgtacaaatgatccgcgatccagaactgtataactcaaatcgaataaacaaagacattatagttcctagaatactgaagatgactccggttatgagatacagacaaccaagttctttatgattgcagtacaccaccaccccactggactgcttaagacagctaaaagtgttggatttcaatatcacggtaatcatgtttgcttggaagctgtagtcattataactattgatttagtataagcatagaaccaatccggtagtaagatatacgatagtagctaatctaccatataagatataagtcgcttgtggaatagcactaccaataataatcaagaagatcatactgtatacccaaataattacccatccactgactacatttcgagtcataaaatgttgtcgtatcaacattcgagtattcaaagctcgaatttcagataaaagagctaagttaatgagagaggacataaatactaacaaaccaccggttttggatgggattacttttaacaccgcataatatgctaaaaaagtaccattcaggtacgatatgaagcggagttacaaaccggttcactggtatggagttatctgggtgcgataattcaatcaaaccaaaagccgtttgtaagaaaattaaaccaattagataggatagacattagcatcggtcattaacatatgaggatagaaggctactttaagtgcggaatcaatacctgcagggttactagaaccatttaaaatgtaaatagaagatgtgtaatacaattagaatgtatacctctggatgtccgaagaaccagaatagatgttgataaagtacactatcaccagaatacatagaatcataaaattcagtgttacgtgtagatcaagaaggatcataactatccaccagtaagataggtagagtgaagactaacataagggcagtaaatatgatagcccagatatatagaaatagttcttagcaccagcattagaacccatgaagacgcaaagTACAAGGAAgtaatagaacttaaaatactactaattcctagtactgcaagacctccgataatccaatcagttgcctctggatttaacaccatcaagctagtacttagtggaggatacattgtccaaccaagaccactaccaaactcggaacaaatact
This DNA window, taken from Besnoitia besnoiti strain Bb-Ger1 chromosome Unknown contig00160, whole genome shotgun sequence, encodes the following:
- a CDS encoding uncharacterized protein (encoded by transcript BESB_031550) → MITVILKSNTFSCLKQSSGVVVYCNHKELGCLYLITGVIFSILGTIMSLFIRFELYSSGSRIICTETIATYNVIITIHGLAMIFMFLMPALYGGYGNFFVPIYIGGSEVVFPRTNAISYFLVPLGSVLLTQSICSEFGSGLGWTMYPPLSTSLMVLNPEATDWIIGGLAVLGISSILSSINFLGTCVFMGSNAGAKNYILYIWAIIFTALMLVFTLPILTGGLVMILLDLHVNTEFYDSMYSGDSVLYQHLFWFFGHPEVYILILPAFGVVSQTLSMYAARSVFGGQSMILAMGCISILGSLVWAHHMMTVGLEVDTRAYFSAMTIMIAIPTGTKIFNWLGTYMASHTTTRTVDLWAALSFILLFTLGGTTGVVMGNAGMDIALHDTYYIVAHFHFVLSLGAVLATICGFIFYSRDMFGDTVNLFHVNTGASPYLSIWFVVFLGSILLIFIPMHILGFNVMPRRIPDYPDYLCYINTWCSIGSISTIVIILTMLC